Genomic segment of Flavobacterium sp.:
AGCATTATATATAAGTCTGTTTTCTACAGGTTTTGTGCTGATATTAATGTCCTTATTTTACAAAAACCAGTTAAAACATCAAATCGCATTTGGAATAGTCTTTATTATTTCAATTTACATATTCTCTTTTCTGGTTTTACAATATCGTGTAGAACGGTTTATTTATCGCAGAGTTAAGAAAATTTACGATGAGGTTTCGTTATTAGAATCGACAACATTAATCAACCAGCCGATTACGACCGATATGGAAACGCTTTCGCGAGAAGTAAAAAAGTTTGCTACTGATAAAAAACTCGAAATCGAAATGCTCGAAATTCGTGAACAATATCGAAGAGAATTTTTAGGAAACGTTTCGCATGAATTAAAAACACCATTATTTACCGTTCAGGGTTATGTTTCGACTTTGCTTGATGGTGCGATGGACGATAAAAACATTCGAAAAAAATATTTAAAACGTGCCGAAAAAGGAGTAGAACGTCTTATATATATAGTAGAAGATCTTGATATGATTACCAAACTCGAGTCTGGTGATTTAGATTTGAATATGACTGATTTTGACATTGTTGAATTGATTCAGAATGTTTTCGATTTATTGGAAATGAAAGCCGATAAAAAGAAAATCAAACTCGCTTTTGAAAGTAAAAATGTTCAATCAGTTATTATTCGCGGAGATCAGGACAGAATTCAGCAGGTTTTGGAAAATCTTATTGTAAATTCAATTAAATACGGAAAAGAAGGCGGATTAACTGAAGTTGGCGTTGTAAACTTAACCAAGAAAAAAGTCCTGATTCGTATTAGCGATAATGGAGAAGGCGTTGAAAAACAAAACATTCCGAGGCTTTTTGAACGTTTTTACCGGGTTGACAAAAGCGGAACTCGTTCTGAAGGAGGTTCTGGTTTAGGTTTGGCTATTGTAAAACATATTATTGAAGCTCACAAAGAGAAAGTTTATGTAGAAAGTGAGTTCGGAATTGGTTCAGAATTCTCATTTACGCTCGAAAAAGCATTCAAATTGCAAAAAGCGGACGTTAAAAAATAGTAAACCCGATTTCGTTAGAAGCCTTAAAACAAAGGCGTTTAACGTTAAATCAACATACCGATTTAGTCGGTAACATTAAATTTTTATTATAGTAACATCTGGTTAATGATTTCTTAACACAGGTGATGCATCTTTGCATCCTGAAATTAAGGGAATTACAGAACTAATGATAAAAAGAAAAATTTTAGCAGTTTTAATACTGATTACTTGTGCTGCTAATGCGCAGGAAACAAACAAACAACAAATAAGCAAGCAGGATGTAAAAAACGAAGTAATGCGTATTTTAGATTCTATTAATAAAGCAAAACTTCCGGAGACTAAATCCGGAGGAGGAGTTGAAGAACATTGGTACGACAGAATCTCTTTAAGAGGTTATGCCCAAATTAGATACAATGGTCTTTTTTCTACAAATGATAAAGTTTCATGTGAGCAATGTGATAAATCCTGGGGAACAACTTCTACAGCTCCGGATGCAAAAGCAAACAACGGACTTTTTATTCGCCGTGCCCGTTTAGTATTTTCAGGACAAGTACATCCAAATGTTTTCTTTTATTTTCAACCGGATTTTGCGAGTTCACCAGTTACCGGAATTCAAAATTTCGTGCAGATTCGTGATCTTTATTTTGATCTTTCTTTTGATAAGAAAAAAGAATATCGTGTTCGTATCGGGCAAAGTAAAATTCCGTATGGTTTTGAAAACATGCAGTCTAGTTCACAACGTTTAACTCTAGACCGTTCCGATGCCATAAACAGTGCGATATTAAATGAACGTGATTTAGGAATGTTTTTCTATTGGGCTCCTGCTGAAATCAGAAAAAGATTTGAAATGCTGGTAAAAGACGGTTACAAAGGTTCTGGAGATTTTGGAGTATTTGCTTTTGGAGTTTACAACGGGCAAATTGCTAATAAACTTGATGGAAACAGAGACTTAAATGTTGTGGCCAGAGTAACATATCCATTTGTAATTGGAAGCCAAATTATTGAACCGGGAATTCAGGCCTATACAGGAAAATGGGCTTTTACCGGAGAAATTTCTAACGGCGTTACCGTAAATGATCCTCAGTATGTAAAAGACCAAAGATTGGGAGCAACCTTTGTTTTATACCCAAGACCTTTCGGAATTCAAACTGAGTATAATATTGGAAAAGGGCCTCGTTATAACACATTAACCAATACAGTTGACGAAACTGATTTAAACGGTGGATATGTTTTATTAAACTATAAATGGGATTTAAAAAAACAGCATATTTATCCTTTTGCCAAATTTCAATATTATGATGGAGGAAAAAAATATGAAAAAGATGCCAGAAGTTATGTCGTAAGAGATTACGAATTAGGCGTAGAATGGCAGCCAATTAAAGCTTTTGAATTAACAGCTGAATATGTAATTGCCGACAGAACTTTTGTTGACAGTGCACTTCCAATCAACAGACAACAAGGAAATGTGTTAAGATTACAAGCGCAGTTCAACTTCTAAAAAATAAAAAATCTGTGTTAATTTCGGCAAAGTCGCTGATTAACACAGATTTTTTTATTTTATAAAGGATCTTCAAAAACACTAAATAACAAGTCCCAGTCAATATCATTTTCAAACTGAGACAAACCTTTAAACGACTTTACTTTTGATAAATCTTCAATTGTAAAGTCGTCTTGCATTGCATAAGGTACAAGATTTTCTTCCTGAAGTTTTATCGCCAGATATTCCTGTTCATATTGTCCCGGCGTAGGTATAAAAAAAGCTTTTTTGCCCAGCTTAGCCAGATCCATAACAGTAGTATAACCAGAACGACAAAGCACAAATTCACTTTCGTTAAAAGTCTGTTCCAGCTGTTTAGAGTTCATAAAATTGTAATACGTTACATTTCCGGCTTCCCATTTTTCCTGTGTTTTATCTACAATTCCCTGTACAAAAACAACTTTACCTTTAAATTTAGCTGCTTCTTTCTGTAGTTTTTCGTCAAGAAAAGTACGCTGAGGTTCAGGCCCGGATAAAATAATCATCAAATCATAAACCATTGGCGTTTCCTTTTTCTTCATTCTGCTCAAAGGGCCAATATATCTCAGGTTAAGTTCATTTGTTTTAAGATGGCCTAATTCACCTGTAAGATTTACACCTTCATTAGAATCAGGAACCCAGCATTCTGTATATTTTTTGATAATATGCTGATGACATTTACTCGTAAACCATGTTGTGTTTCCGGTCATAACATTCAATTGATGCGTCATAAAAACCGAAGGCACTTTTTTGCTGAAAACCCCCAATCTGTTATCTGAAATAATACCGTCAATACCATGTTTTTTAATCCAGGTATTTACGATTTTCTTTTCATCTAAAATGGCAGTAATCATCTTTGGAAGATTTTTAATCAGCTTCCATTTAAAATTTTTACCATTCTTTGCATATTCAATATGATAAGAAGGCAGTTCCAGAGTTTGTACATAGGGAAATTCTTTTCGCAATAAAGCCAGCGCAACACCATCAGAAGCAATAATCGGAATGTAATTATTTTCCTGGAGCGCCTTAATTATTGGTATACATCGTGTAGCATGTCCCAGTCCCCAGTTTAAAGGAGCAACTAATATAGTTTTGTTAGCAGAATAATCAATGCTCATAGTTTTTATACGCTTTTAAAAAACGAAGATAAATAAATATGTTTCTTGTGTTATTTCGCACATATTACTAAATTATTAATTTAAGATACTGAGGTTCTAAGGTACTAAGATGCTAAGGCTCTAAGTTTTTCTAACCAAATAAAAAGCCGAACTTATGTTCGGCTTCAGTATTGTATCTGAGAATCTCTTAGTACCTCAGTACCTCAGTACCTTAGAACCTTAGAACCTTAGTCTCTTAATCCTGAATATACGTTTTGTTTCCGTTTTTATTAATGTAATATTTTCCGCCTTTAGGTCCTGTATATACTTTTTTACCATTATATTCTCCTGTAACCTTATCTGGTGTTTTTGGTGCTTTTTCGTTGGTTTCTTTTACAGTTTTAGTGGCTGATTTTTTAGCTTTTGCAGCATCCTTTTTCGCATCGTCAGCTTTTGCAGTTGCTTTCTTTGCATCTGCTTTTGCGTCGTCAGCTTTTGCCGAAGCTTTTTTTGCTTTTGCAGACGCGTCTGTAGCTTTATCAGCTTCTTTTTTTGCTTTTGCCGCTTCTTTATCTGCTGATTTTTTAGCTGTACTTGCTGATTCTTTTTTAGCTTTCGCTGATGCTTCCGTAGCTTTGTCTGCTTCTTTTTTAGCGTCAGCTTTTGCTTTATCAGCATCTGCTTTTGCTTTTTTAGCCTTAGCTTCTGTTTTAGATTTTGCCTCTTTTGTTGTAGTTTCCTGAGCGTAGAAATTAGTAGATAATACTACTAAGAAACAAAGTAATACTAATTTTTTCATGATGGTTTAGAGTTTAAATTTTCAATTAAAATTAAGCAATTAATTCTTATGTTTTTCGTAACGCATTAAAAATAAGCACGAAGCTGTACGTTTCCGGTATGTATTGTATTTCCGGTTTCACTTTTACGCCCCTGATAATTCAGGTTAACATCTAAAAACTGAGTAATATTCTTTTGCAGAAGCAGTTTCCAGACTAAATTTTGTCCGGCCTGAAGCCCTTCAAGCATTTGAAAACCTACAGATGAAAATTCATTTCCGGTAAATTTATTTTCATAAAAAGAAAACTCACCGTTTAGTGTTACCTTCTTTTCTCCGGCAAATGAAAACGATACACCAAGTCTGTTTTGAATCAGCGATTCCAGATTTCCAATTCGATTTTCTTTGTTTTGAAATTCATAGAAAAAATCCAAGCTTGTATTTTTAGAAAACAAATAACTAATTTTTGGCGCCACCTGATAGCCTTTTAAATCATAATTCTTTTCGGCAAAATCTTCTGAAATTAAATCTGTTTTGATGGTTTTAGTAAAGAAATTAAACAGCCAGCTTTTTTGATACAAATGTGTATACTGTAATTGATGCGAATTGTTTTTAACATTTTGAGAACCTACAGAAAGCAAACTTTTACCATTATTAATAAGATAAGAATACGTAACAGAATGTTTTTGTTTGCCGCGATTGTAAAACAAACTGTTTCTAAAACTTGAATTTAAGCCCAAAATATTTTCATCTGATGAATAAAACGGATTCAATTCTAAACGATCGCCTTCACTTTTTACCTTTCTATCCATAATAAAAGAAGTCTGGTTGTAAAAAGAGGAAAGCAGTTTTTTGATTCCCTTTTCATTTTGCCATTGCGATGGATTTAAAATAACCGATTGCGAAAATTTGTTTTGATTGGTTTTAATATAAATCTGGTTCGGAAGAAAAATTCGAATAAACTTTGCCTGATCCGGAAATGCCGCAACTTCAAACTCTTCCAGTTCCTGAATTCCGTTTCCGTTATAATCATTCCAAGTATAAACTCCCTGTCCCGTTGGCACTTCTACATACGTAAATTCCTGCTGCGCAATAGTTCCGGAACTGGTTTCATAAGTCGTTCCAATCTGCATAAACTGATTAAAAAAACGATCATTATACAAAATTCTCGAATTTAATGAAGGCTCATTTTCTTTGCTTGAATCAGTAAAATCGAGATTTCTGTAACTGGCATAAACGGCTAAATCAGTTGTTTTAGTCTGAATTAGTTTTGATTTTAAATAATAAGTCTGCGAATTATTTACGTGCTGCAAAAGACCATTTTGTAAACTATCGTTTTTACGCTGTAAAAATCCCAACTCAACAAAAACTTTTGTACTGTCGCCCCGACCCACAAAAGCGCCGTATTCTAAAAATCGCTGACTTATAGACGAAAATTGATTGGTTGCTTTATCTTTTTCCTGATTGTCTTCAATCTGCATACTGCCGCCAATCCAGTTTTTTCCGAAATGATATTTGGTTCTAGTTTGATTTCGAATGAATTTTGATGTCGAAGTTGCAGCATCAGAATTTAAAAAGCTTCCTTGATTCTCAATTGTCCATTTTTTAAGTTTAAATAAAGCCGTCGTTGTATGGCGCGCTCCCGAATAACTTTCGCTAAAATCTAACTTTTCAAATTGATAAGTAAACAAACCAATATTTGAAGTTTTTTCTTTGGCAAACAAATTAAAATTTACGCCGGTAACCAATAAACTTTGGTTTCCTAAAAGAGTCGAATTTAAATTCCAGTCGCGATTAAACTCAATATTATACAAACGCTCAACCGATCTAAAATCATTTTGTACAAATTGATAATTGGCAAAACCGTCTAAAGTCCAGTTTCTGGTAAAAAGACGTTTTTTAATATTGGTTTTAAAAGCAACACCTTCATTGTCAGAATCATTAATTCCGGAAAATAAGTTTTTATCATTATTACTTACAGCGATTTCAAAATCAATGAAGGTTTTTTCATCGGGATTGTATTTTCCTAAAAAAGTCGCCACCTGAATTTTCATGGGAGCAACCAACTGAACAATAGGTTCGTAATTTCCCTGCGGAATGCCGTTTACAGGCGAAACATATTCGTAAATTTTTTCTACCGAAGTACTGTTCTGAACAATGTAATTCCCGAGATTATTACCAACAAGACTAAATTTTACATTATATAAAACATCGGCAGAATTGTTTGAATATTCATAAACTTCGACTGAATTTATAATCGTTTTTTTATATAAAATTTTATTCTCTGAATACGTGTCTTCATAAGCAGAAGGTGCTGTCATTTTAGTTTGATCGTCTCCGGCCTGAGCCAAAATCTGAACTTGTTCTGTAGAAAGATTTTGCTGCAAAGGCTGGTTTTTCATATCATTTTCTGAATACAAATAACCTCCAAAACTCCAGTTTTTATTTTCAGTTGTGGCTCCGGCGTAAGTTACCAGTCGGTTATAATTTCTTTCAGAATATTGATATTCGATATTGATTCGCATTTCTGAAGTAATTGTAAACAGCGAGGTAAAAGTAATTTCACCCGCATTATAATCGATAACATAATCGTTGTTTTCGCCACGTTTCAGCAAAACACCATTTACATAAACACGTTCTGAACCCGAAATGACCAAAACATACAATTCGCCATTTTGGCCTTTTAATTTATAAGGTCCCTGATTGCCTTCCTGACCCGTAAAAGTACTTTTGGCATATTGCCCTTTTACAAACGAAACCGAAGCAAAAACATTGGTTTTACTTTTTTCTGTATCAAAATCAAAACTGGCAGAAAGTCCCTGAACTTTTTTATTGAAACTTAAAAATTGTGTTTTCCGGTTTTCAAGAAAAACATCTCCGGCTCGAATGTTCCAGTCATCTGTAAAAAGTTCCATGAAAATATTATCAAACTGATCTAGTTTTTGAGAATAACCGCCATCCTGAAGCGGAATATTATTATCCTGCAGCGATGCCCGCAAGGTAACTTTGTCTGAAATTTTTCCGGTAATCTGTAAATCCAGATTGGAGTTTAAAACCGTATTTTGATTATTTCCTATTGTAACACCGCGCGTAATACTTCCGGAAGTATTTAAGCCATCAAACGGAGTCACTTTTTTGGCATTTGCATTATTGTCGATTTTGTAGAGTTTTTCAGTTCCAACATCATTCGTTACCACCTGACTGTCTTTGTAAAGCCCGTATTCTTTAGTCAGGAAATCAGGATAATTAAGATAATTGACAATTAAAGTATCTGAAACAGAAATAAATTTTTCATCTAAAAGAAGTGTTCCTTTTTGAAAATCCACTTTATAAAAAGTCGAATCAACAGGCTGGTTTTTAGTGTTTAAAATTTGAAAGAAACCAGAATTAATACTAAAATTTTCAAGGTGAATAGTGTCTTTTACGGCAATTACTTTTTTGGTTTTGTACAACGATTCTGTAT
This window contains:
- a CDS encoding ATP-binding protein; this encodes MKINFKKTYKFAIKSALYISLFSTGFVLILMSLFYKNQLKHQIAFGIVFIISIYIFSFLVLQYRVERFIYRRVKKIYDEVSLLESTTLINQPITTDMETLSREVKKFATDKKLEIEMLEIREQYRREFLGNVSHELKTPLFTVQGYVSTLLDGAMDDKNIRKKYLKRAEKGVERLIYIVEDLDMITKLESGDLDLNMTDFDIVELIQNVFDLLEMKADKKKIKLAFESKNVQSVIIRGDQDRIQQVLENLIVNSIKYGKEGGLTEVGVVNLTKKKVLIRISDNGEGVEKQNIPRLFERFYRVDKSGTRSEGGSGLGLAIVKHIIEAHKEKVYVESEFGIGSEFSFTLEKAFKLQKADVKK
- a CDS encoding porin; its protein translation is MIKRKILAVLILITCAANAQETNKQQISKQDVKNEVMRILDSINKAKLPETKSGGGVEEHWYDRISLRGYAQIRYNGLFSTNDKVSCEQCDKSWGTTSTAPDAKANNGLFIRRARLVFSGQVHPNVFFYFQPDFASSPVTGIQNFVQIRDLYFDLSFDKKKEYRVRIGQSKIPYGFENMQSSSQRLTLDRSDAINSAILNERDLGMFFYWAPAEIRKRFEMLVKDGYKGSGDFGVFAFGVYNGQIANKLDGNRDLNVVARVTYPFVIGSQIIEPGIQAYTGKWAFTGEISNGVTVNDPQYVKDQRLGATFVLYPRPFGIQTEYNIGKGPRYNTLTNTVDETDLNGGYVLLNYKWDLKKQHIYPFAKFQYYDGGKKYEKDARSYVVRDYELGVEWQPIKAFELTAEYVIADRTFVDSALPINRQQGNVLRLQAQFNF
- a CDS encoding glycosyltransferase, with the protein product MSIDYSANKTILVAPLNWGLGHATRCIPIIKALQENNYIPIIASDGVALALLRKEFPYVQTLELPSYHIEYAKNGKNFKWKLIKNLPKMITAILDEKKIVNTWIKKHGIDGIISDNRLGVFSKKVPSVFMTHQLNVMTGNTTWFTSKCHQHIIKKYTECWVPDSNEGVNLTGELGHLKTNELNLRYIGPLSRMKKKETPMVYDLMIILSGPEPQRTFLDEKLQKEAAKFKGKVVFVQGIVDKTQEKWEAGNVTYYNFMNSKQLEQTFNESEFVLCRSGYTTVMDLAKLGKKAFFIPTPGQYEQEYLAIKLQEENLVPYAMQDDFTIEDLSKVKSFKGLSQFENDIDWDLLFSVFEDPL